The Lebetimonas natsushimae genomic sequence CCCTGAAATTTTTTATCTAAAAATATGGTTTTTGCCCCTATGTAATTTTCAGGTGCATTTAAGGTAATGATAAAATCATCCGGAAACAGATCAGTCCCTTTTTGTTCATGTGTTGCTTCATGGTCAATAAAAATATTTGCAAAAGGTGTGGCGGTATAACCTATATAAACACGTCGGTTAAACATATTCAATATTTCCCTTATAAGGCCGTTGATAGTTGTGGGATTTTCCTCGGTTTTTGTGTTTATTGACGCATTGTCGGCCTCGTCGTCTATCAACAATAGGGGATAATCCGCATCCGAGCGTTTCAGTTTTGCCGTTTTCAGCCATTGTATGAGATTTTTTAAAGTATTGCTGTTTTTTTTGATTACAAGAATAACTGGTTCTTTAAAATCATTGGGTGAAAAACCGAAATGAGCAACAAGATTTTTTTTGAAGTCTTCATTTACGGTTGTAATTGTATAAGGCCTCCTTCTCGGGTCTATTTTTCCCACACCTACTGTTTGTTTTTTTAAACTGTCAAATCCCACAAACCCTTCGTTTATTCTTTGCTGGGTCTGACTGCGCAGATTGTTGTGAACACCCGCAATGAGAATAATAAATTTGTATCCGACATCCGCGGCGCGGTTTATAAGGGAAATGTAATTTGCCGTTTTCCCTGACTGTACATAACCCATGACGAGGCCTTTTGTTAACCATTTTCCAAGTTTTTCGGGATTTGGAAGATAATTTAAAATTTTTTTGTTTATTTCGGAGATGTTTTTTACTATTATGGGAGGAAATCTCTTTTCTTCTAACAGATATCTTTCATATCTGTCTGAATAATAGAAATAATCTTTTACACCTTTTATTTTTTGCTGTTTCTCCCATTCGGAAAGCCATTCACGGTATTCGTTTTTGCTTATTTCAGAATCTATTGTTATATAATATTGGTTTTCATAAAGAATATCTTCCATTAATTCTTTTTTTTCTTTTTCGGTTAATTTATACTCACATACAATTTCAAACATAGAAATTTTTTTTAATAATTCTTCTTTCGAAGGTATTCCATTGTCTTTTAAAAAAGTTTTTAAGAGATTTTTAATCTGTTTAATTTTATCATTACACATTTCATATCCCTTTTAAAAATTCTTCCCATGATTTTGTATATTTGTTAAACGGTTCGGTTTCCGAAAGCGTTTTATAATCATTTTTTCCTATTATTCCGGCTTTTAAAAGTTCTATAACTTTTTTTTCTAAAAAAGCATCATCCATTTCTCCGTTTTTTATGTTTTTTGGTGTGTCTGTCATATCATTATAAATAATTTCTTTTGGGATGTTTTCTTCTATAAGGGATAATATGTCAATAAATTCGTTTATTTGTTCATTGTTTAACGTTTTAATAAATTTTTGCAAAAGTATATGCTCCCTGTTTATACGGTAAAATATTTCACCGTTTTTCGCCTCTCTGAACCACACGGGCTGTGCAAGGGAAAAACTTTTGTGACCTCTCGCCGTATAAACTTTTTTTGAAGCACCTGAAATTTTTTCAATTATCTTTTTAAGTCTTTCTCTTACCGACGGCGGAGGGGAAGAAGTTGATTTTTTAATATCTATGTTCCATAAATGATCTAAACTATTGGGTAAATCTATCTGAATCCTTGCAAGCTTGTAAAAATCTTTTTGAGGAATTATTCTGAACCAAGTACCGGAGATGAGCAATCTTTTGTTTCTATAAACATAAAATCCCTGATTTCTGCTATATCCCCCGGCTCCGGCATAATATTCGTAATCTTCTTTTGAGAGTTTACTGTAATGGGGAATAATAAAAGGTTTGATTATAATTTTTTCCCCGTTCAGAATAATTTCTTCCGTAGGAAGTTCCTGTGTTGCCATATATTTTCTCATAAAAGGGTCGAAAGACTTTAACTTATTTGACTGCAGAGTTATTTTAAGAGGGGGTTTGGTCTCCCGTCCGTCAAGAAAACGGTGATAAACAAGTTCAAGATGTTTTCCCAGATTTTTAATTTGTTCATTAAAATAATAATTGAATTTGTAATTTGAGTTTTCCGTAATTCTGTCTATTTTATCCCAGATAACCAATGTTCCGGAATAATGATTTTTTAATTTTTCTATTCCGAACGTATTATCTATTTCCGTTTTGTCAAGTATTTTTATTTCCCATCTGTTTGTTGCTAAAACATAGTCAAGATCCCATTCCGCTGCGAAAATATTATTTCCCTGTTTACTTATAACGGTCAGTTTTTTACATTGTGAAAATGAAGCTGTTTTTAATCCAAGTCCGAATCTGCCCAGATCTTTTTCATTTCTAAAATCCAGAGGATTAAAACTGCCAGGTTTCATGGCGTTAATCAATTCTTTCTCATTCATCCCCTTACCGTCATCTAATATTCCAAATTTAATATTTTGATTGTCATTTTGAAAAAAAATATCAATATTTTCAGCATTTGCTGTAATGGAATTGTCAATAATATCGGAAACTGCCGTTTCAAAAGAATATCCTATATTTCTTAAAGATTGGATAAGTGATGAAGCGTCGGGAAGTATTTCTTTAAAATGCCCCACTTTTCCCCTTTCTCCTTTTCAAGTAATGTTAGATTAATTATAGCATAATAATTATTAAAAAATTTTCAAAATTCCCACGAAAAATCCCCATTTTTAGTGTTATATATAAATGAACAAAAAAAAAACACAAAGGAGCTACTATGTTTAGAAAAATTTACAGGTTTGTAAAGGTTACCAAAGATGTGATTGACACTGCTTCAGCTGTTGTTGAACACATTATCACCACTACAAAGGATAAAAAATGAAAATGCCACTAAGCAATGAAATATTAAAAGAAAAAGCGGGAAGCATATTTGCCACATCCCCTTCATTTGAAGTAAGCGACAAGTATGCTTTTATACCCACCATTGAAGTAGTTGATATGTTTAGGGCTAACAGCTGGTATCCAGTTGAAGCAAAGGAATCTTTTGTGAGATTATCTAAAAACAAAGGCTATCAAAAGCACCTAATCAGATTCAGGCATATCAGTGATTTTCTCTCAAATGATGAAGAAGCTGTTGAAATTGTATTAACCAACTCACATAACAGAACTTCATCTTTTATCATTCAGGCTGGAGTATTCAGGTTTATTTGTGCCAACGGATTGGTTGTAGCTAACAATTTGTTTGAAAAAATAAGCATAAGGCATATTGGATTTAAAGAGATTGAAGTTAAAAGGGCAATTGAAAGAATAGTTGCATCTATTGAGAAAATCAATGAAAGGATTAGTTTATATAAACAGATTGAACTTTCAAACGATGAACAATTATCACTTGCGAGAGCTTCTAAAATAATCAGATTTAAGCCTTATCAACAAATTGAACTTGATTATCTATTAAGACCACATAGAAAGGAGGATGAGAATAATGATTTATGGAGGGTATTCAACAGAATTCAGGAAAATGTTATCAGAGGGGGAGTTAAAGGTAAAAACATATTTACGGGTAGAAACTTTACCTCAAAACCTGTTAAATCAATTGACAGCTTAATTTCAATCAATGAAAAGTTATTTGACTTAACGGATAAATTTGCTTCTATTAAGTTGTCTGCTTAATACAATTTTACGCAATCTAAAACTGCACCACTACGCAAAATAAATTACACTACTAAATATTTATTTTTAACAAGAAAAAACTCAATATTAGAAAAATTAAAGGAGCATATTATGAAACTAATAACTAAACCAACTCAATTATTATATTCTCTACATACAGACAATGAACAAACTAAAATGTTATTTAAAGAGGAAATAAAAAGCTTGTTAGAAGATAGCAATAAAAAAGAATTTGAAAAAGCAGATTTAATTGCAGAGATGTTTTTGGATTTAGATGAAAAGATAGATTATTTGAAGTATCAGATTAAATTCCTAAACACTCTTAAAAAACAGCTTGAAACATCTAAACAACAAGCAAAAGAGATAATTGCCAAAGTATTTGAGGAATACGGCATAGACAGACTTAACGGGGTAATGGTATCATCACTTACCGTTACCCCTCAAAAGAGAGATATAAAAGAGCATATCATAATAAAAGACGAAGAATCTTTAATCAAACTTGGTTATGCCAAAGTTGATGAGAAAAAACTTCAAAAAGCTTTATATACTGACAAATACAATGAAATTGAACCTTACATTGATATTGAAGTTGAAAATGTATCTAAACCTGCTGCAGTAAAAATAAACAAAAGAAAAATTCAAATCCCTGAAATTGCTTCTTAAAGGTAATAAGGTGATTATAGAAAAAAGAGGGCTTATTTCCATAGGAAAAAATTACTGTAGCTTAATTTCTTTTTTAGACAAAGAAAGAATTCTTTATTATGAGAGTGAATCTTTCAATGAAATTGTTGTTGATTTGGATGAGTTTATAAATGACACAGATAAAAATTTACTTCTTTCAAATTTATATCTTGAAGGATTTATCTCTTATATGGATAAAGAAACAGCTTTAAAACATTCACTAAACAAATTGGTATTCTGGAGGTGATATTATGAGTAATAATCTAATAAAAGCAATGGAGGAATTAAAAAATATTGAAAAAGTAAATATCAAAGGAAAAGAGTATGCAACAGTTGCAAGCAGGGTTGGAATATTTAGAAAATTCTTTCCTGCTTATTCCATAATAACTGAAATAATTAATGATGATGAACAGAGAGTGGTTATCAAAGCTTCCATACTTGATGAAAACAATAGACTTATTTCTACAGGTTATGCAGAGGAAATAAGAGGTCAGGGACTTATCAATACCACTTCAGCAATAGAAAATGCAGAAACAAGTGCAATAGGCAGAGCTTTGGCGGCATTCGGACTTATCGGAGGCGAGTATGCTTCATCATTTGAAGTTGAAAATGCTATTGCCAAACAAAACAATATTCAAAGTTCAAACACTTCAAAACCCGCTTCTACTGATATAAAAGCTATTATACAACAAGAAAACGATAAACTAAAAGAAGCTAATTTAAGTGTATTGCTTCAGGATAATATACTTATTGTTCAGGGTAAATCGTTTGGTCATCAGAATTTAATTAAGAAACTCGGTTATAAATGGAATCCATCTAAAAAAGTATGGTATAAGCCGTTTCTTAAACAAGCCTCTTAAGGAGGCTTTTAAT encodes the following:
- a CDS encoding DUF932 domain-containing protein, with amino-acid sequence MKMPLSNEILKEKAGSIFATSPSFEVSDKYAFIPTIEVVDMFRANSWYPVEAKESFVRLSKNKGYQKHLIRFRHISDFLSNDEEAVEIVLTNSHNRTSSFIIQAGVFRFICANGLVVANNLFEKISIRHIGFKEIEVKRAIERIVASIEKINERISLYKQIELSNDEQLSLARASKIIRFKPYQQIELDYLLRPHRKEDENNDLWRVFNRIQENVIRGGVKGKNIFTGRNFTSKPVKSIDSLISINEKLFDLTDKFASIKLSA
- a CDS encoding siphovirus Gp157 family protein; the encoded protein is MKLITKPTQLLYSLHTDNEQTKMLFKEEIKSLLEDSNKKEFEKADLIAEMFLDLDEKIDYLKYQIKFLNTLKKQLETSKQQAKEIIAKVFEEYGIDRLNGVMVSSLTVTPQKRDIKEHIIIKDEESLIKLGYAKVDEKKLQKALYTDKYNEIEPYIDIEVENVSKPAAVKINKRKIQIPEIAS
- a CDS encoding ATP-binding protein, encoding MGHFKEILPDASSLIQSLRNIGYSFETAVSDIIDNSITANAENIDIFFQNDNQNIKFGILDDGKGMNEKELINAMKPGSFNPLDFRNEKDLGRFGLGLKTASFSQCKKLTVISKQGNNIFAAEWDLDYVLATNRWEIKILDKTEIDNTFGIEKLKNHYSGTLVIWDKIDRITENSNYKFNYYFNEQIKNLGKHLELVYHRFLDGRETKPPLKITLQSNKLKSFDPFMRKYMATQELPTEEIILNGEKIIIKPFIIPHYSKLSKEDYEYYAGAGGYSRNQGFYVYRNKRLLISGTWFRIIPQKDFYKLARIQIDLPNSLDHLWNIDIKKSTSSPPPSVRERLKKIIEKISGASKKVYTARGHKSFSLAQPVWFREAKNGEIFYRINREHILLQKFIKTLNNEQINEFIDILSLIEENIPKEIIYNDMTDTPKNIKNGEMDDAFLEKKVIELLKAGIIGKNDYKTLSETEPFNKYTKSWEEFLKGI